CATGGGCTACCTCGGCTCCATCTTCCACCGCGTCATCCCACAGTTCATGATCCAGGGCGGTGACTTCACCGACGGCACCGGCGTCGGCGGGAAGTCGATCTACGGTGCCAGCTTTCCCGACGAGAACTTCGACGTCAAGCACGACAGGCCCGGCAGGCTCTCGATGGCCAACCGGGGCAAGGACACCAACGGCtcgcagttcttcatcaccaCCGTGGCCACCCCATGGCTCGACGGCAGACATGTGGTGTTCGGCGAGGTCCTCGAGGGCATGGACGTCGTCCACTACATCGAGAACGTCCCCAGAGACAGCAGAGACGCTCCGCTGGAGAAAGTTGTCATCGCCGCGTGCGGCGAAGCCGAGACCGTACCACTGGACAACCAGACCGTCCAGCACGCCCAAGAGAAGGCCCGCGACGAGCTCTGATGCGCTCGAATGCCACCTGTATAGCTGTCTAGCTCTTTAAATCGGTATACTGATCACGTAGTACGAATTCGTTACCCGGCCACACCGACCGCCCATGTCACGTTAGGGGGTCCAGAGCCAGTAAAAGTTTTGATTGGATTGAGTTGGACGACGTCAAGAAACGTTTGCAACAAGTCAAGAGCGTCGAAACAACAGTTTGAGCGGTTGCTTGGTCGCCAGTGGTGTGCTGTTATCTTTGCGTGGTGgaattttttcactttggCCAGATTTTGTTTGTAAAGGCTTCTTCCGAGCACCGTGCGTTTTGGTCCGTCTGGCGCTTTAGCGGTGGTGACAGTAAGAGAAGAGCGTAGGAGCGAACTAAGAAGGATCGGCGGCTACAGCAAGGTCATCGAGGTTGCGATCTAGGTGAAGAGAGAGCTGTGAATGGTTAGTGTGAGAAGATGGATATCCGTGGTaggaaaatgaagaaaccgCCTGCGTGTGTGCAGTGTCGTAGGCGGAAGATTGGATGTGATCGAGTAAAGCCGATCTGTGGGAActgcttgaagaatggtaAGACGGATTGTTTCTTCCCGGACGTTCCCGGACAGTACGTGTCGTCTAACTCTTCGCAGAGCTCAGCTAAGTATGATCACGTGCGCGAGAGCGGTGCTGAGTTGCACCATAATCCCGAGCTGGCTTCGATGGAGCAGATACGGGAGTATAACACTCGGTtgcagctgctgaacgCGCAACAGCACCGGGCTTCGCCCGGCGCTGTGGAGACGGCGCAGTTTATCCCGAGGACGGTGCCCAGTTTTGAGAACAAGCCCGTGAGCTCGGCGAACGGGTCGGCGCTGCACTTGAATTGGGTGCAGGGCCCTGCGATCTTCGATATCATGACTTCGCCGTACACACAGGAGGAGGTGCTgttgaaagagatggagtttttgaagtCCAGACTGCTGGAGTTGCAGGAGATCACGGGGAACAAGATTGGCATGGAGCTGTGGAAGGCCGGGGAACTGCTCTCTAATGGGAACTCGGGCGGCAGGGGCGACGGCGGACGTAGCGGGAGCGGTAAGGACGCAAACGACATCGCGATCCCGGAGCTCAAGCGGCTGCAGATGTCGTTGAAAGGGGACGGAATGAGTATTAATGAGTTTAGAGA
The sequence above is drawn from the Torulaspora globosa chromosome 5, complete sequence genome and encodes:
- the CPR5 gene encoding peptidylprolyl isomerase family protein CPR5 (ancestral locus Anc_5.323), encoding MQLLAFALSFVLFFKAIVLAADPQITRKVYFDIQHGDKEVGRIVVGLYGATTPKTADNFYELTISQDPAMGYLGSIFHRVIPQFMIQGGDFTDGTGVGGKSIYGASFPDENFDVKHDRPGRLSMANRGKDTNGSQFFITTVATPWLDGRHVVFGEVLEGMDVVHYIENVPRDSRDAPLEKVVIAACGEAETVPLDNQTVQHAQEKARDEL